The genomic segment ATGCCACCGAAGTAGATGAGACTCGGGTTCTTGGCCTTGATCGGCGTGAGGATCGCGTCGAAGTTCGACTTCTCCTCGGTGCCGTCGAACCCGGCCACGTTGAGGCCCTTCTTCTTGGCGTCGTCGCGGAAGAACTCGGCCACGCCCTGCCCGTAGGTGGTCTTGTCGTGCACGATGTAGACGCTCTTGGCCTTCACGGTGCCGGCCGCGAACTCCGAGCCCACCACGCCCTGCACGTCGTCCCGCCCGCACACGCGGTTGACGTTGGCGTAGCCGCGGTCGGTGACGGTCGGGTTCGTGTTGGCGGGCGAGATCATGGCGAGGTTGACTTCCTTGTAGACCTCCGACGACGGAATCGCGACGCCGGAGTTCAGATGGCCGATCACCGCCAGGATGTCCTTGTCGGCGATGATGTTCTTGCTGTTGGCCACGCCGACGTCAGGCTTGGCCTGGTCGTCGAACGGTACGAGCTCGACCTTGAAGCCCGCCTTCTCGAGATTGCCCTTGAACTTCTCGATGGCGAGCTGGGCGCCGAGCTTGATGCCTTCACCAAGGGCCGCCTGGCCGCCCGACAGCGGGCTCTGGGTGGCGATCTTGATGGTGCCCTTGCCCTGGGCGTCGACGGACGAGGAGGCCGGGACGAGCGCCAAGACCAGGGCGACGGACGGAGCGAGGACGGAACGAAGCAGATGAAGACTCATCGGTTATCCCCTCCTGCGTGAGGCGGGCTCTGGTTTGCGCGCCGCCATTATAGCGGGCGTCCTTCGGGGGTCAAGCCGCGCGCCGAGGCGATGGCGGCCAGAAACCGCCGCGTGGCACTGGCCGGATCGTCGGCGGCGCACACGGCCGAGATCACGGCCACGCCGTCGGCGCCGGCCCCGATGACGTCGGCGACCGTGTCAGGGGTGATGCCTCCGATCCCTATCAAGGGAACGCGCATCTCGCCGCGGAGTTTCCGGATGAGCTCCGGCCCCACCAGCTGGGAGTTCGGTTTGGTGCCGGTGGGGAACATGGAGCCTACCGCGACGTAGTCGGCGCCGGCGGCCTGGGCGGCCCGGGCCTCGGGCAGGCTGTGCGTGGACAGCCCCAGGATCATCCCGCGGCGCAGCAGCGGGCGGGCCACCCGCGGCGGCAGGTCGTCCTGACCCAGGTGCACGCCGTCGGCATCGAGGGCGAGCGCCAGGTCCACCCGGTCGTTGACGATGAAGGTGACGCCGGCGGCGCGACAGCGGGCGCGCAGACGCTCGGCCAGCGGCCACAGGCGGCCGGACGGCCACTCCTTTTCGCGGAGCTGTACCATGCGGCAGCCCCCGGCGATCGTTGACTCGAGGAGATCGGTCAGGTCCCGCCCGCGGGCGGCGGCGCGGTCGAGGATGACGTAGAGGCTGGGATCCATCTAGGGGTGGTAGCGGCGGCCGTCGGCGCTGGTGAAGCGACCCTCCAGGAACGCCGGATCGGAGAGCACCTTGAGCTGGAAGGGGATCGACGTCTTCACGCCCTCCACCGTGGTCTCGACGAGCGCGCGGCGCAGGCGCTCGATCGCCTCGGCCCGGTCCCGTGCGTGCGCGACGACCTTGGCGATGAGGGAGTCGTAGAAGGGCGGGACGGTGTACGGCACCATCAGGTGGCTGTCCACCCGGACGCCGAACCCGCCGGGCGGCACCCACGCCGTGATCCGGCCGGCGCTGGGGGCGAAGGTGTCGGGATCCTCGGCGTTGATCCGGCACTCGATCGCGTGGCCGTCGAAGCGCACCGCCTCCTGGCGGTAGCCCAGGGGCTCGCCGGCGGCGATCCGGATCTGCTCGCGCACGAGGTCGATCCCCGTGATCATCTCCGTCACCGGGTGCTCGACCTGGATGCGGGTGTTCATCTCGATGAAGTAGAACTGCCCGTCGGTATCCACCAGGAACTCGACGGTGCCGGCGTTGACGTAGTTCACCGCCCCCGCGGCCAGCAGCGCCGCGCGGTGGAGCCCCGCCCGGGTCTTTTCGCTGAGCCGCGGCGCCGGCGATTCCTCGATGAGCTTCTGGTGGCGCCGCTGCACGGTGCAGTCGCGCTCCCCCAGGTGCAGGCGGATGCCGTGCTGGTCGCCGAGGATCTGGACCTCAACGTGCCGGGCCTCCTCGAGGTACTTCTCGCAGTAGATCTCGGAAGAGCCGAACGCCGCCGCCGCCTCCGACTGGCAGGCGGCGAACGCCTGGGCGGCCGTGTCGCGGTCGCGCACGATCCGCATGCCGCGCCCGCCCCCGCCCGCCGTCGCTTTGAAGATCACGGGATAGCCGATGCGGTCGGCGACCTCCAGCGCCTCGTCCGGGCCCTGGAGGGGGCGCTCACTCCCCGGCACCACCGGCACGCCCGCCTGCTTGGCGATCTGGCGGGCCTGGGCCTTGTCGCCCATGAGCCGGATCGCTTCGGCCCCGGGGCCGATGAAGGTGATGCCGCACGCGCGGCAGATGTCGGCGAACGCCGGGTTCTCGGCCAGGAACCCGTACCCGGGGTGGATGGCCTCGCTGTCGGTGACGGCCGCCGCCGAGATGATGGAGGGGATGTTCAGGTAGCTGCCGCGGGCGTCGTTGGGGCCGATGCAGATGGACTCGTCGGCCAGCCGCACCGGCAGCGACTGGGCGTCCGCCGTGGAGTGCGCGACGACCGTGCGGACGCCCATCTCGCGGCAGGTGCGGATGATCCTCAGCGCGATCTCGCCGCGGTTGGCGATCAGGATCTTGTGAAACATGCCCCGGATCAGCTCCCGAGGAGGTTGCGCCACTGCGACTCCAGCTCGGCGAGCGGCACCCCGTAGACGCGCGCCATCGCGCCCCCCAGCGGGTCGCCGGCGCCGAGGCGCTCGAGCAGCGCCCGCAGGGCCGACATGCCGCCGCGCTGTTCGAGGTCCTGCGTCACCCACAGCGCGATATCGTAGCCCGCGCGGGCGCGGACGGCGTCGGGGTCGGTGACCAGCGCCTCCAGGCCGGCCAGGGTCAGGGCCCCCGGGACCCGGAGCTGCGGGTCGGCCTGGGCGCCCTCCAGCGCCTGGGCCAGCCCCTCGTGCAGCCAGCGCGGCGCGCGGCCGCGGGACAGTTCGTGGATGGCGGCGTGGGCGTACTCGTGGGCCACGAGGCGCTCGAGCGCGGCCTGGGGCGGCAGCGTGGCCCCCAGCGGCAGCCGGATCTTGCCGTCGAAGAGGCCCGTGACCCAGCCGTGAACGCGCGTCACGCTGCGGAACTGTGTGTTCTCGTAGAGCACGACGGTGAGGCGTTCGGCGGGACGGTAGCCGAGCCGGTCGCCGACCCGTTCGTACGCCCGCTCCAGCGCCCCCAGCACGGCGCGCATCGCCTCACCGTCGCGTCCGCGGGACTTCAACATAAAGTGCGCCGTCGTGTGACGTCGGAAGCCCGCCTCGACGTGGCGCTCGCGTACCACCTTCTCCAGCAGCCGCCGGGCCGCGGGGTGCTCGGGCTCGCGCTCCAGCACCGCCTGCAGGTGCCCGACGGCGCGCTCGGGCTCGTCGCGCTGGTCGTAGAGCCGTGCCAGGAGCAGGCGGACCTCGGGGTCCGCGTCGGCGCTGGCCACCCGCTCGAGCGGATCGAGCGCGTCCGGGGGTCGCCCGTCGTGGATCGCCGCGATGCCGAGCCCTCTCAGCAGCCCCGGATCATCCGGGGCCGCCTTGAGACCCTGCCGGAACAGCAGCGCCGCCTCGGCCGGACGCCCGTCCCGGAGCGTCTGCCAGCCCCAGCCTTCGAAGCAGCGGGCGACGTCCTGGCGCCAGGCGGCGCTGGCGGGGTCGTGCTCGGCGGCGCGGCTGAAGCGCTCGCAGGCCGGGGGAAACTGCCCGGCCGCGTAGAGCTGAATCGCGTCTTGCCGGAGCGCGAGCGCGCTCGAGGTGACGACGGCGACGCCCGGGCCGGACGTCTCGGCGCTCGGAGGCGTGCGCCTCGCCCCGTACCACCAGTTGAGAAGGAGCGCGGCGACCGCCACCACAACGGCGACCTCGAGCCCGAACGCGCGCGCGGAGCGTCGCACGTTGGCGACTCAGCCCCCGGGCTCGATGAGGAAGAGCGGCTGGCCGTACTCCACGGGTTGGCCGTTTTCCACCAGGGTCTTGGCGATCCGGCCGCTCGCTCTCGACTCGATCTCGTTCATCAGCTTCATCGCCTCGATGATGCAGAGGACCTGGCCTTCCTTGACCACGTCGCCCTCGCGGACGAAGGGCTCCGCGGTCGGCGACGAGGCCCCGTAGAAGGTACCGACCATCGGGGCCTCGATGGTGATCATCGACGTCGGCGCCACCTCGGCCACCGGCGACGGCTGGACGGCAGCGGCGGCCGCGACGAGGGGCTGGACGGCGACCGGCGCCGGCACCGGCGCGCTGGCGCGCTGCAGGCGGACGCGTACCCCGCCGATGCTCGCCTCGATCTCGGTGAGGTCGAGCTCCGACAGGAGCGCACCGAGGTGGCGGGCCAGCTCGGTAACCGCGCGGTGGTCCCGGCTCGGCTTGTCGCGCTTGGCCATCAGGGGGCCGTCGCGACGCGGCCGAGGTAGTCGCCGGTGCGCGTGTCGACCTTCACCACGTCGCCCTCGTTGAGGAACAGGGGCACCTGGATGACCGCCCCCGTCTGCAGCGTGGCGGGCTTGCTACCCCCTTGCGCGGTGTCGCCGCGCACGCCCGGCTCGGTCTTCGTGATGGTCAGCTCGACGAAGTTCGGCAGCTCGATGGTGGCCGGGGCGCCGTCGATGAAGAGCACCTCCACCTCCATGTTCTCCTTGAGGTACTCGCGGGCGTCGCCCACCTCGTCGGCGGAGAGCGACACCTGCTCGTACGTCTCCGTGTCCATGAAGTGGTACCGCTCGTCGCGGTAGAGGAACTGCATGCGCTTTTCGTCGAAGTCCACCAGCTCGACTTTCTCGCCGGAACGGAACGTGTTGTCGATCACCGTTCCCCGCTTCATGTGCTTGAGCTTGGTGCGGACGAACGCCCCCCCCTTACCCGGCTTGACGTGCTGGAAGTCGACGATGGCGTAGGGCTCGCCGTCGAAGACGATCCGCAGCCCCTTTCTGAACTCGGCGGTCGAAACCTGCATGGCGCCCTAGCCCTTCCGTCGGAGGCGCGCCCGCAGCGCCTGCTCGAGACGCTGGCGCGCCTCGAGGTTTTCGGGATCCTTGCGGAGGATGCGGCTGAACACCTGGGCGGCCTCCTCGACGAGCCCCTGGTCGAGGCAGAGCGCGCCGAACGTCACCGTGACGAACGTGTCGTCGTTCAGCACGCGGCCGAGCCCGCTGGTATCCGCGCCGGGCGCGGCGCTGGCGCGCAGCACCCCCAGCAGGGCCCGCGACTCGCGGTCGCCCGGGTCGAGCCGGACGGCGGTCTCCAGATGCTCGACGGCGGCCTCGATGCGCCCGCGCTGACGGTGAATGTCCGCGGCCAGCCGGTGACACTGGAGGTCTCGCGGGCTCACTTCGAGAATCGTCGAGAGCTCGGCCAGGGCCTCGTCCAGCTCGCCGTCGGCCATCAGGGCCTTGGCGAGGATCAGCCGGGCCGTCGTGTAGTGCGGGTACCGCGCGAGGCCGTCGCGGCAGAGCGTGATCGCCTCCGGGGTCCGCCCGGCCTTGCGATACAGGTCGGCGAGCTGCGCGAAGGCCAGCGACGCCGGATCTCGCTGCAGACGCTCCTCCTGCCGGCGGATCGCATTGGCAGTCGCGGCGTCGTCCACCGGCATGGTGAGTCTGTTATACGGAGCCGCACTTTGCGTTGTCAATCCGGTCAGGCCTCGAGGCTGGCCAGCGCGGCCCGGACATCCTTGACGGCGACGTCGTAGACGACCCGGAAGCGCCCGATCTCGGGCGCCAGGACGAAGGGCACGCGGCCGTCGCGCGCCTTCTTGTCGTGCCCGATGGCGGTCAGGACCGCCTCCACGTCGATGCCTTCCGCCCCGATGGGCAGGCCGAGGGCGGCCAGCAGGCGCTCCTGCCGCTCGACGGTCGGGGGCGCCGCCAGGCCGAGCCGCGCAGCCAGCCGGGCCTCGGCGACGATGCCGAGGGCGACCGCCTCGCCGTGGGTCCAGCGCGCGTAGCCCGTGGCGGCTTCGAGGGCGTGGCCGATGGTGTGACCGTAGTTGAGGACCTGGCGCAGCTCGGTCTCCCGCTCGTCACGCTCCACGATCCCGGCCTTGAGGCGGCAGGAGCCCCCGACGATGCGCTCGAGCGTCTCCAGGTGGCGGGCCAGCAGCGATGCCGCGCGAGCCTCGACCTCGGCGAAGTACTGCGCGTCCAAGACGATGCCGTGCTTGACGATCTCGGCGAGCCCGGACCGGAACTCGCGCTCGGGCAGGGTCGAGGCGGTGGCCGGATCGACGAGCACCAACCGCGGCTGGTGGAAGGCGCCGACGAGGTTCTTGGCCTGCGGGTGATTGATCGCCGTCTTGCCCCCGATGGACGCGTCGACCTGAGCCAGGATCGTGGTCGGGATCTGCACCAGGTTGACCCCGCGCATGTAGGTGGCCGCGACGAAGCCCGCGAGGTCGCCTACCGCCCCGCCCCCCAGCGCCAGCACGGTCGAGGTGCGATCGAGCCCCGCCTCCAGCAGGGCGTTCCAGGCGCGCTCCGCCACCGCGAGCGTCTTGGCCGCCTCGCCGTCGGGCACCTCGACCGTGGCCGAGCTGAAGCCGGCCTCGTCCAGGCTCTCCACGACGGTCTTGCCGTAGAGCCGCATGATGGCGGGGGCGCTGACCAGGGCCGCCCGCAAGCCCACCCCCAGCTCCCTGAGGCGCGCGCCGAGGGTGCCCAGCGCGCCCCGCTCCACGACGATGGCGTAGGAATGGGCGCCCAGCCGGACCGGGATCACCATCGAGTCATTCCTGCGCTACCAGCTCTTGAGCCCTTCCTGGTAAGCGGCGTAGTTGCGGCGGATCTCCTCCCGGCTGTCGCCGCCGAACTTCTCGAGGAACGCGTTGGCGAGCACGATCGCCATCATCGCCTCGCCGACGATCCCGGCGGCCGGGACCGCGCACACGTCGCTCCGCTCCACCACCGCCTCCACCGCTTCCTTCGTCGCCAAGTCGACCGACCTCAGCGGCGTCCGCAGCGTGGAGAGCGGCTTCATGGCGGCGTGCACGATGACCGGCTGGCCGTTGGTGACGCCGCCTTCCAGGCCTCCGGCGTTGTTGGAGGAGCGGCGGAATCCGCCGGCCGGGTCGAAGAGAATCTCGTCGTGCACGGCCGAGCCGGGCCGGCGCGCCGCCTCGAAGCCGAGGCCCAGCTCGCAGCCCTTGA from the Candidatus Methylomirabilota bacterium genome contains:
- a CDS encoding branched-chain amino acid ABC transporter substrate-binding protein, which encodes MSLHLLRSVLAPSVALVLALVPASSSVDAQGKGTIKIATQSPLSGGQAALGEGIKLGAQLAIEKFKGNLEKAGFKVELVPFDDQAKPDVGVANSKNIIADKDILAVIGHLNSGVAIPSSEVYKEVNLAMISPANTNPTVTDRGYANVNRVCGRDDVQGVVGSEFAAGTVKAKSVYIVHDKTTYGQGVAEFFRDDAKKKGLNVAGFDGTEEKSNFDAILTPIKAKNPSLIYFGGIYDQGAPFFKQASEKGIKAKFMGPDGMDSSDLTKIAGKAVVGMYYTSAAGPASALAGAKGFVDDFKKKFSKNPEPYAAEAYDATAIALKGIEAAAKGGKVPSREDVSTAIRSVKHKGITGEIAFDGKGDRQKALYFVLQVVSDNPEKWGDNKIVKQLTIAPPAVKK
- the thiE gene encoding thiamine phosphate synthase — encoded protein: MDPSLYVILDRAAARGRDLTDLLESTIAGGCRMVQLREKEWPSGRLWPLAERLRARCRAAGVTFIVNDRVDLALALDADGVHLGQDDLPPRVARPLLRRGMILGLSTHSLPEARAAQAAGADYVAVGSMFPTGTKPNSQLVGPELIRKLRGEMRVPLIGIGGITPDTVADVIGAGADGVAVISAVCAADDPASATRRFLAAIASARGLTPEGRPL
- the accC gene encoding acetyl-CoA carboxylase biotin carboxylase subunit, translated to MFHKILIANRGEIALRIIRTCREMGVRTVVAHSTADAQSLPVRLADESICIGPNDARGSYLNIPSIISAAAVTDSEAIHPGYGFLAENPAFADICRACGITFIGPGAEAIRLMGDKAQARQIAKQAGVPVVPGSERPLQGPDEALEVADRIGYPVIFKATAGGGGRGMRIVRDRDTAAQAFAACQSEAAAAFGSSEIYCEKYLEEARHVEVQILGDQHGIRLHLGERDCTVQRRHQKLIEESPAPRLSEKTRAGLHRAALLAAGAVNYVNAGTVEFLVDTDGQFYFIEMNTRIQVEHPVTEMITGIDLVREQIRIAAGEPLGYRQEAVRFDGHAIECRINAEDPDTFAPSAGRITAWVPPGGFGVRVDSHLMVPYTVPPFYDSLIAKVVAHARDRAEAIERLRRALVETTVEGVKTSIPFQLKVLSDPAFLEGRFTSADGRRYHP
- a CDS encoding tetratricopeptide repeat protein, producing MRRSARAFGLEVAVVVAVAALLLNWWYGARRTPPSAETSGPGVAVVTSSALALRQDAIQLYAAGQFPPACERFSRAAEHDPASAAWRQDVARCFEGWGWQTLRDGRPAEAALLFRQGLKAAPDDPGLLRGLGIAAIHDGRPPDALDPLERVASADADPEVRLLLARLYDQRDEPERAVGHLQAVLEREPEHPAARRLLEKVVRERHVEAGFRRHTTAHFMLKSRGRDGEAMRAVLGALERAYERVGDRLGYRPAERLTVVLYENTQFRSVTRVHGWVTGLFDGKIRLPLGATLPPQAALERLVAHEYAHAAIHELSRGRAPRWLHEGLAQALEGAQADPQLRVPGALTLAGLEALVTDPDAVRARAGYDIALWVTQDLEQRGGMSALRALLERLGAGDPLGGAMARVYGVPLAELESQWRNLLGS
- the accB gene encoding acetyl-CoA carboxylase biotin carboxyl carrier protein; protein product: MAKRDKPSRDHRAVTELARHLGALLSELDLTEIEASIGGVRVRLQRASAPVPAPVAVQPLVAAAAAVQPSPVAEVAPTSMITIEAPMVGTFYGASSPTAEPFVREGDVVKEGQVLCIIEAMKLMNEIESRASGRIAKTLVENGQPVEYGQPLFLIEPGG
- the efp gene encoding elongation factor P encodes the protein MQVSTAEFRKGLRIVFDGEPYAIVDFQHVKPGKGGAFVRTKLKHMKRGTVIDNTFRSGEKVELVDFDEKRMQFLYRDERYHFMDTETYEQVSLSADEVGDAREYLKENMEVEVLFIDGAPATIELPNFVELTITKTEPGVRGDTAQGGSKPATLQTGAVIQVPLFLNEGDVVKVDTRTGDYLGRVATAP
- a CDS encoding tetratricopeptide repeat protein yields the protein MPVDDAATANAIRRQEERLQRDPASLAFAQLADLYRKAGRTPEAITLCRDGLARYPHYTTARLILAKALMADGELDEALAELSTILEVSPRDLQCHRLAADIHRQRGRIEAAVEHLETAVRLDPGDRESRALLGVLRASAAPGADTSGLGRVLNDDTFVTVTFGALCLDQGLVEEAAQVFSRILRKDPENLEARQRLEQALRARLRRKG
- the aroB gene encoding 3-dehydroquinate synthase — encoded protein: MVIPVRLGAHSYAIVVERGALGTLGARLRELGVGLRAALVSAPAIMRLYGKTVVESLDEAGFSSATVEVPDGEAAKTLAVAERAWNALLEAGLDRTSTVLALGGGAVGDLAGFVAATYMRGVNLVQIPTTILAQVDASIGGKTAINHPQAKNLVGAFHQPRLVLVDPATASTLPEREFRSGLAEIVKHGIVLDAQYFAEVEARAASLLARHLETLERIVGGSCRLKAGIVERDERETELRQVLNYGHTIGHALEAATGYARWTHGEAVALGIVAEARLAARLGLAAPPTVERQERLLAALGLPIGAEGIDVEAVLTAIGHDKKARDGRVPFVLAPEIGRFRVVYDVAVKDVRAALASLEA